AGGATTCAGGAGGGGATTGAGGGAGCATCAGGAAGGGAAGAGTGATTATATGGGGTTTTGCAGGATGTGTGCGGAGAATGGGGTGAAGAAGTGGGTGGTGAGTATGGGGGAGATGACGTGTGTATATTTTGATGTGAGCGGGGTGATGATGGTGGAGGAGAGGATACCGGAATAAAGAAAATGATTTATATTTGTGTATAAACTAAAAAGCCAGGTGCTACGAACACCTGACTTTGAGAGCAGCTCAGAAAAAAATTTCCAGAGTGCTATTAGTTTTAGAGCGAACTCGACCAATTTGGTGAGACCGTCAAGGGTTACTAAAAACCTTGACGGTTTTCTATTTTCTCTCATGTTGTTTTGTCGGCTGTTTTGTCAGCCGCCTCACCGCAGAGAAAGCCGCAAGGCGGCTAACCACAGCGATCCTCAACACTAGCTATTAATCGCTACTTCAATAGCACTGATTCGTAGTCATTGCTACAAATCTATCGTAAATAACTATACGACATGCTTTCAAATTCACCGATCAAAATGACGGTTACAAGATCGTCATCATTCCCCCATAACCATCTACAGAAGAGGGTTTACTAATTGAGAATTCAAAGACTAGAATAGAAATATTAATACATTTTTGATACATATATTACCAGTACTTTCTTCAAAAAAAATGAACGTATCAGAGAGAGAATAGAGGAACGGTTATTTTTGAAAAGCGATATGAGAACGGTTTGGGATTGGTAAAATGTCGTAAATTTGAATTAATAAAAATATCCGGGCGCTACTAACACCCGGACATTTCTTAGGCTAGTGAAATAATTTCCACAAAGCCGCCAGTTTTGTGATTACATCCACCACTTTCGTGATGCCTTCCAGGGAGCTACTAGAAACCCTGGAAGGTTTCTTATTTTTCACCATATAAGTACGGCTTTTTATTTAGCCGCCTCCGTTGACAGGCAGCCTATAAGGCGTTTATATAGCCGCTATTACGAATCAATTAATAGCGCTGATTAGTAGTCATTATTACAAATCTATCATAAATAACTATACGACATGCTTTCAAATTCACCGATCAAATACATGTATTTTTTGTCTTAACAACTCCTACCAAATCCTTTATTGACAAGCATTTCAATCACACTACCTGAATAATTAAAACATAATTTTGCTACTCACTTTAAACCTCACATTTCGACAATCTTTTTAAAAAAAGTTTTGCACACGCATTGTAAACAACCTTATCATAACTTTGCATTGAAACAAAATAGCGGCCATTCTTTTTGTATCATTTTGTAGAAAGTCATATCCATCTTTCAAACAAAAAAGGGCGTATCTCACGATACGCCCTTCGACTTTTACATACTTTATCTAACTAGAAACTATACCTCAAACCTAACTGCATCTGATGTCTGCTCGCAAAGAAATCTTTTGAATAAGGTGTACCAGGATTAGACCATGTATACACCGGATTCGTACTTGCAGTACCCGCAGTAGCCGTCTTCAAACCTACACTCGCCATTGAGTTGAACGTGTTTGGAGAGAAATACTGAACACCCCAATTCTTATTAATCAGGTTCGTCACATTTACGATATCATAAGTAAGTGAAATCGTATGCAGGGTCTTTCCACTCTTGAAATTAAAATCCTGCGTGAAACGGAAGTCAGCAGAAGTATTCCATGGTGTACGACCACCATTACGCTCTGTAAACTCACCCTTACGTGTCTTCAGATACTTATCGCCCTCCACATAAGCCCAGAACGCATCCGCCAGTGACTCATTAGCTGCTGTAAAGAATGAACGTGCTTCTGTCTGATCCTTTGGAATATACACCAGGCTCACCTGCTGTGGTGTACCCTGGATGGTGCTGTTTACAAAACCATATGTGAAAGGAACACCAGAAGATGTATTGAAAAACACTGCGAAGTTAGCTACCCAACGATTCTGCTTTGTCCAGTCAACCTTGTAAGATGCTGTTGCAACTACGCGATGACGAATATCAAAGTTAGAATAAGCCAGACCTGGATTGTTAGGATTCAGCGCCTGGTTCAGCTGCCAGTTAGACTCCATTGAGTTACGGATACCATTCGTGATATCTTTAGACTGACCGTAAGTATATGCTACACTTGCATTCAGACCAAACTTCCATGTCTTGTTAGCAGAACCTGTAATGCTGTAACGATAACCCTGTTTAGTATTTGACAACAGGTAAGCGTTTGTATACTTAGAGTTGATCTTAGCACCAGTATAAATAGGCTGCTGGTGTTTAGTATCATATGGCAGATAATATGGATTATCAACCAGGTTTACCTGCTGGAATTTCAGGTCATTGATAGTCTTGGTATAGATAGCTTCAACTGTGAAACGCCATTGGTTAGAAGTAGAATAATCTAACGCTAAGCTGCTTCTCCACATAGATGGCATCTTAAAGTTATTATCGATCATATCCACCTGTGTAGCACCTTTTGCATCATGTACATCTACACCCTGGGCAGTTACGAATTGTGCAGCACCCTGGTTGCCCACCTTTACAGGATTAGAACCCGCAGCAGGTGCATCAGCAGCACTTGTGTAACCAAACTTCTTATCATATGCACCATAAGTTACACCATTGTTGTAGTAAGCATAACCTAACCATGCAAAAGGAATACGACCGGTGAAGATACCAGTACCACCACGCAGTATCAGGCTCTGGTCACCATTGATGTCGAAGTTGAAACCTAAGCGGGGAGAGATCTGTACATTATTCAGGTACTTATTCTTTATATCGCTTGGCTTAGTATATGTATAGGTAGTACCGTAATTTGCGTCGGTAGGAGAACCAGTTGTTTTATCACTCAGCGGTTGCTTGTTAGGCAGGCTGGTATAATCTAAACGGATACCAGGAGTCAGTTTGAAACGATCAGTTACCTGGATCTCATCCTGTGCATACAGGGAGTAAAGGTTGATCTTGAACGCTGCTGGTGGGTTAGCCATGATATAATCACGTGAGTTATCAGTGTAGTTGAAGTTACCACGTACACGGCTAGGCTTATCAGCCAGGAAATTAGCAACGCTGCTATAGTCAACACGGCCGTTCCAGGAGTTTACGAAACCATAAGTGATGTTGTAAAACTCGTTGTGTGTACCGATGTTGATGTTATGTCTTCCTTTGAAGATATTCACGTTATCGGTGAATTCAAAGGTCTTTTGTTTCATGTTGAAGATGGCAGCTTCACGGTCAGTTCCTAAGAAGATGGTACCACCATTGCTCGCGATCTGGATCTGAGGCAGTGAAGGATCAGACAGTGGATCACGATAGTCATGAATGCTGCTGTAACCCAGTATCAAACTGTTGGATACCGTGTTGTTGAAATGGCTTTTCAACTCAGCCACAGTAGATGTCTGGTTATTGGTTTGTTTGTAGTCAATACCGCTGAAACGGAAGTTCTGCTGGTCACGCTCCAGGTTAGTAGCCTCGGAGAGGATGGTATTGTTACGGATAGACAGCTGATGCTTGTCGTTGATGTTCCAGTCTAAACGGTTAAAGAACTTAGTAGAGTTGGAATAGATATTATAGTTACCGTAAGTACCGGCGTTATATTTACCAGTTTTATCCACATCCAGTGCTGCCATGTGGTCAGCAATCTGTTGTGCCTGATCTGCAGTCAGCAAAGTCATGTCAGAAGAACCAGCAGCGAGGATCACAGGATCCTGACGACGGGTGATCTCTTCGTTGGTAAAGAAGAACAATTTGTCTTTGATGATTGGGAAACCAACACGAACACCTGTCTGATATTCATGGAAGCTGGAAGGTTCTTTAGAACCATCACCTGCATTGTTCTTACCAATCATA
This window of the Chitinophaga sancti genome carries:
- a CDS encoding TonB-dependent receptor, whose amino-acid sequence is MNKIYSSVIFLFSILVLAATNVEAQITTSTLTGKVVSAKGEPLPGVTVLAINTGTGTKYGGQTNAEGRYLINNLNPGGPYTITVSFIGFKKEERSDINLSLGSVTFNFQLRDESTALSEVVVKGNNTGKPGGFRVGQNALKTLPSLNRSFQDFTRGTPQSNNNSFLGSNFRYNNVTLDGAINNDAIGFSPSLGGQTNSSGQPGSSTRTNPVSLDAVQDIQVYLAPYDVKIGNFLGGSINAVTRSGTNEVHASIYAFGRNASMIGKNNAGDGSKEPSSFHEYQTGVRVGFPIIKDKLFFFTNEEITRRQDPVILAAGSSDMTLLTADQAQQIADHMAALDVDKTGKYNAGTYGNYNIYSNSTKFFNRLDWNINDKHQLSIRNNTILSEATNLERDQQNFRFSGIDYKQTNNQTSTVAELKSHFNNTVSNSLILGYSSIHDYRDPLSDPSLPQIQIASNGGTIFLGTDREAAIFNMKQKTFEFTDNVNIFKGRHNINIGTHNEFYNITYGFVNSWNGRVDYSSVANFLADKPSRVRGNFNYTDNSRDYIMANPPAAFKINLYSLYAQDEIQVTDRFKLTPGIRLDYTSLPNKQPLSDKTTGSPTDANYGTTYTYTKPSDIKNKYLNNVQISPRLGFNFDINGDQSLILRGGTGIFTGRIPFAWLGYAYYNNGVTYGAYDKKFGYTSAADAPAAGSNPVKVGNQGAAQFVTAQGVDVHDAKGATQVDMIDNNFKMPSMWRSSLALDYSTSNQWRFTVEAIYTKTINDLKFQQVNLVDNPYYLPYDTKHQQPIYTGAKINSKYTNAYLLSNTKQGYRYSITGSANKTWKFGLNASVAYTYGQSKDITNGIRNSMESNWQLNQALNPNNPGLAYSNFDIRHRVVATASYKVDWTKQNRWVANFAVFFNTSSGVPFTYGFVNSTIQGTPQQVSLVYIPKDQTEARSFFTAANESLADAFWAYVEGDKYLKTRKGEFTERNGGRTPWNTSADFRFTQDFNFKSGKTLHTISLTYDIVNVTNLINKNWGVQYFSPNTFNSMASVGLKTATAGTASTNPVYTWSNPGTPYSKDFFASRHQMQLGLRYSF